The Streptomyces spororaveus genome includes a region encoding these proteins:
- a CDS encoding variant leucine-rich repeat-containing protein, protein MNHLLCGLAANPALPPELVDRLLTRALEEAGTGPDTERDYADELLHDLTGRTGLRRDQVLALAAYARSTAVPLAYRGTLTAADVDPMSWPYAAVALIDEGRGHPEWPRLLAAHPDSGIRWKLASCPGLPSDVVDLLAADPDVEVVEEVARWTDSPVTARLARHPDPRVRIAVAFNPTTPLEAVLALAEDPELPLQWALSERTDLPQALYARLAADPNDGVRAAYARNPGIGQELIRVLAADPEIEVRRAVAEHPRAPLDLLTELVVGDRAAWNPLPRVAAATPAELTELAGSRHAAVRMLVAQRRDLPAHLRDALAVDPAASVVRAVAAHPGLSEELLRAMVARHGVQVLAAVAANPDASGALLEHLTQHRPGVRRALKEVAKHPHATGPALLACLADRTSRPLAAAHPALPPEAITGLLADEDRWVAEEAAGNPSLPRAVMVELVP, encoded by the coding sequence TTGAACCACCTCCTCTGCGGACTGGCCGCCAATCCGGCGCTGCCGCCCGAACTGGTCGACCGACTGCTGACGCGCGCGCTGGAGGAGGCGGGCACCGGGCCCGACACCGAACGGGACTACGCCGACGAGCTGCTCCACGATCTGACCGGCCGCACCGGTCTGCGCCGCGACCAGGTGCTGGCGCTCGCCGCGTACGCGAGGAGCACCGCGGTGCCCCTCGCCTACAGGGGGACGCTCACCGCCGCCGACGTGGATCCCATGTCCTGGCCGTACGCGGCCGTCGCCCTGATCGACGAGGGCCGCGGGCACCCCGAATGGCCCCGCCTCCTCGCGGCGCACCCGGACTCCGGGATCCGCTGGAAGCTGGCCTCCTGCCCCGGCCTGCCGTCCGACGTCGTGGACCTGCTCGCCGCCGACCCGGATGTGGAGGTGGTGGAGGAAGTGGCCCGCTGGACGGATTCACCCGTCACCGCCCGCCTCGCCCGCCACCCGGACCCCCGGGTCCGCATCGCGGTGGCGTTCAATCCCACCACCCCGCTCGAAGCCGTCCTCGCCCTGGCCGAGGACCCCGAACTTCCCCTGCAATGGGCGCTGTCCGAGCGCACCGATCTGCCACAGGCGCTCTACGCCCGACTGGCCGCCGACCCGAATGACGGGGTCCGGGCCGCGTACGCGCGCAACCCCGGGATCGGCCAGGAGCTGATCCGCGTCCTGGCCGCCGATCCGGAGATCGAGGTACGGCGCGCCGTCGCGGAGCATCCGCGCGCGCCGCTCGATCTGCTGACCGAGCTGGTCGTCGGCGACCGGGCCGCCTGGAACCCGCTGCCCCGGGTCGCCGCCGCCACCCCCGCCGAACTCACCGAGCTGGCCGGGTCCCGCCACGCGGCCGTACGGATGCTCGTGGCGCAGCGGCGCGACCTGCCCGCGCATCTGCGTGACGCGCTGGCGGTCGATCCGGCCGCGTCCGTGGTCAGGGCCGTCGCTGCGCACCCGGGCCTGTCCGAGGAGCTGCTGCGCGCCATGGTCGCGCGGCACGGGGTGCAGGTCCTCGCCGCGGTGGCCGCCAACCCGGACGCGTCCGGTGCCCTGCTGGAGCACCTGACGCAGCATCGGCCGGGGGTACGGAGGGCGCTGAAGGAGGTCGCCAAGCACCCCCACGCGACCGGCCCGGCCCTGCTCGCCTGCCTGGCGGACCGGACGTCCCGGCCGCTGGCCGCCGCCCACCCGGCGCTGCCGCCCGAGGCCATCACCGGGCTGCTCGCCGACGAGGACCGATGGGTGGCGGAGGAAGCGGCGGGCAACCCCTCGCTGCCGCGTGCCGTGATGGTGGAGCTGGTGCCCTGA
- a CDS encoding YciI family protein — translation MPRFLTMIRIDEQDLPSDEFPPEFEQRMGALLEEITKAGVMLDTAGLLPTSEGTRLSWSGGKISYTDGPFTETKEVVGGYSLTQCKDKAEAIEWTRRFLEIHPVEWKVSAEVREIQEM, via the coding sequence ATGCCGCGCTTCCTGACGATGATCCGCATCGACGAGCAGGACCTGCCCAGCGACGAGTTCCCGCCCGAGTTCGAGCAGCGCATGGGCGCGCTGCTGGAGGAGATCACCAAGGCCGGGGTCATGCTCGACACCGCCGGGCTGCTCCCCACCTCCGAAGGGACCCGCCTCAGCTGGTCCGGCGGGAAGATCAGCTACACCGACGGCCCCTTCACCGAGACCAAGGAGGTCGTGGGCGGCTACTCCCTCACCCAGTGCAAGGACAAGGCCGAGGCCATCGAGTGGACCCGGCGGTTCCTTGAGATCCACCCGGTGGAGTGGAAGGTGAGCGCCGAGGTCCGCGAGATCCAGGAGATGTGA
- a CDS encoding NAD-dependent epimerase/dehydratase family protein, with translation MKRILVVGGSRYFGKTLVTRAREAGDEVTVLNRGSGAPPRGVERLVADRDDEEALRAALGGRDFDVVVDQVCYTPLQAAVARRVFAGRTGRYVMTSTMEVYDPATLPAGPADPDPVPVTEASLDPARLPLAAAAVRTSGPRPAYVYAEGKRQAEAVFLRDPVFPYVSVRAAHVLGGGPAEFTGRLAHYVERIGAGTPVDVHEAPYATSFIHHHEMAGFLQWAADETFTGPVNAASHGATDVIALCEAVAARAGRRPRYRVVGPGAAASPFSFDRAYALDSGRASALGFGFGRVADWLPGAIDEVPRAAG, from the coding sequence ATGAAGCGAATTCTTGTCGTCGGCGGCAGCCGGTACTTCGGAAAGACCCTGGTCACCCGGGCGCGCGAGGCGGGGGACGAGGTGACCGTCCTCAACCGGGGCTCCGGCGCACCACCTCGCGGTGTGGAGCGCCTGGTCGCCGACCGCGACGACGAGGAAGCGCTGCGGGCGGCGCTGGGCGGGCGCGACTTCGACGTGGTCGTGGACCAGGTCTGCTACACACCGCTCCAGGCCGCCGTCGCCCGGCGGGTGTTCGCCGGGCGGACCGGGCGCTACGTCATGACTTCGACGATGGAGGTCTACGACCCGGCCACGCTCCCCGCCGGTCCTGCCGACCCCGACCCCGTTCCGGTCACCGAGGCTTCGCTCGACCCCGCGCGGCTGCCGCTCGCGGCGGCGGCGGTCCGTACGTCCGGGCCCCGGCCCGCGTACGTCTACGCCGAGGGAAAGCGGCAGGCCGAGGCCGTCTTCCTGCGGGACCCGGTATTCCCGTACGTCAGCGTGCGCGCCGCGCACGTCCTCGGCGGCGGCCCGGCGGAGTTCACCGGGCGGCTCGCGCACTACGTGGAGCGGATCGGCGCCGGGACCCCCGTCGACGTCCACGAAGCCCCGTACGCCACCTCGTTCATCCATCACCACGAGATGGCCGGATTCCTGCAGTGGGCGGCGGACGAGACCTTCACCGGGCCCGTCAACGCCGCCTCGCACGGCGCGACCGACGTGATCGCGCTCTGCGAGGCGGTCGCGGCGCGGGCCGGGAGGCGGCCGCGGTACCGGGTGGTCGGGCCGGGGGCCGCCGCCTCGCCCTTCTCCTTCGACCGCGCCTACGCCCTGGACAGCGGCCGGGCCTCGGCCCTGGGCTTCGGCTTCGGCCGCGTCGCCGACTGGCTGCCCGGGGCGATCGACGAGGTCCCGCGCGCCGCGGGCTGA
- a CDS encoding ABC transporter substrate-binding protein — translation MLSSSARRGAAVLLSAAVLTTLSACGAAPDPKSGGADGAKNGVQPGAATSVADFGSLEALAAAAQKEGELNVIALPPDWANYGEIIKAFEAKYKIKVNSENPDASSSDEIAAVKSRKGQKRAPDVLDLGIAFARSGAAENLFAPYKVTAWDKIPAAQKDADGRWTNDYGGYVSIGCDAARITTCPQTFADLLKPEYKGKVALNGNPTKSGSAFGGVYAAALANKGSFADIQPGIDFFGQLKKSGNFIPVESTPATVEKGETPISIDWDYLNAGYADQFKGKGVDWKVAVPTDGVYAQYYSQAVNKDAPHPAAARLWLEFLYGPEGQNLWLKGYARPVLLPGMTQDGTADQAAVAKLPQVQGTPAFPASEELDKAKAILAEKWDKALS, via the coding sequence GTGCTCAGTTCCTCCGCCCGTCGCGGTGCGGCCGTTCTGCTCAGCGCCGCCGTACTCACCACACTCAGCGCGTGCGGTGCCGCACCCGACCCGAAGTCCGGCGGCGCCGACGGCGCCAAGAACGGCGTGCAGCCGGGCGCCGCGACCTCGGTCGCCGACTTCGGCTCCTTGGAGGCCCTCGCCGCCGCCGCGCAGAAGGAGGGCGAGCTCAACGTGATCGCGCTCCCGCCGGACTGGGCGAACTACGGCGAGATCATCAAGGCCTTCGAGGCCAAGTACAAGATCAAGGTGAACAGCGAGAACCCGGACGCATCCAGCTCCGACGAGATCGCCGCCGTCAAGTCCCGCAAGGGCCAGAAGCGCGCCCCCGACGTCCTGGACCTCGGGATCGCCTTCGCCCGCAGCGGCGCGGCCGAGAACCTCTTCGCCCCCTACAAGGTCACCGCCTGGGACAAGATCCCCGCCGCCCAGAAGGACGCCGACGGCCGCTGGACCAACGACTACGGCGGCTACGTCTCCATCGGCTGCGACGCCGCCCGCATCACCACCTGCCCGCAGACCTTCGCCGATCTCCTCAAGCCCGAGTACAAGGGCAAGGTCGCCCTCAACGGCAACCCCACCAAGTCCGGCTCGGCCTTCGGCGGCGTCTACGCGGCCGCCCTCGCCAACAAGGGCTCCTTCGCCGACATCCAGCCCGGCATCGACTTCTTCGGCCAGCTGAAGAAGTCCGGGAACTTCATCCCGGTCGAGTCCACCCCGGCCACCGTCGAGAAGGGCGAGACGCCCATCTCCATCGACTGGGACTACCTGAACGCCGGCTACGCCGACCAGTTCAAGGGCAAGGGCGTCGACTGGAAGGTCGCCGTCCCCACCGACGGCGTCTACGCCCAGTACTACTCGCAGGCCGTCAACAAGGACGCCCCCCACCCGGCGGCCGCCCGCCTGTGGCTGGAGTTCCTCTACGGTCCCGAGGGCCAGAACCTGTGGCTCAAGGGATACGCCCGCCCGGTCCTGCTCCCCGGGATGACCCAGGACGGCACCGCCGACCAGGCCGCCGTCGCCAAGCTCCCGCAGGTCCAGGGCACCCCGGCCTTCCCCGCCTCCGAGGAGCTCGACAAGGCCAAGGCCATCCTCGCCGAGAAGTGGGACAAGGCCCTCTCCTGA
- a CDS encoding LysR family transcriptional regulator, translated as MIDVHRLRVLRAVAEHGSFNRAAGALLLTPSAVSQHIAALERAVGHPVAVRSTRGVTLTEPGRLLVEAAESISAELDQVRHAIDRLTAERPRLTVATFTSGGRHLLPAALTGFVEAHPEVELTVLESEPDGAAAMVRAGAADLALAYRFDGPPPVRPGERPGLDWVPLMEDPLWLVLPPGHRLADRPSVDLAELGADRWVLGCLRTEAFLRRYAELAGFDLRVAASTTDYFFAQTLVAAGVGVSLVPHVSLSPTGESTAVRIEPPRPARHIGLVLPRRRRPHPHTRALAAALTAAAASPRTPAGERP; from the coding sequence ATGATCGATGTGCACCGGCTGCGCGTCCTCCGGGCGGTGGCCGAGCACGGCAGCTTCAACCGGGCCGCGGGTGCCCTGCTGTTGACACCGTCGGCCGTCTCGCAGCACATCGCGGCCCTGGAGCGCGCGGTCGGCCACCCGGTCGCGGTGCGCAGCACGCGCGGGGTCACCCTCACCGAACCCGGACGGCTGCTGGTCGAGGCGGCCGAGTCCATATCCGCCGAACTGGACCAGGTCCGCCACGCCATCGACCGGCTCACGGCGGAGCGGCCGCGCCTCACCGTCGCCACCTTCACCAGCGGGGGCCGGCACCTGCTGCCGGCGGCGCTGACCGGGTTCGTGGAGGCGCATCCGGAGGTGGAACTGACGGTGCTGGAGAGCGAGCCGGACGGCGCGGCGGCGATGGTGCGCGCCGGCGCGGCCGATCTCGCACTGGCCTACCGCTTCGACGGACCGCCGCCGGTGCGCCCGGGTGAGCGCCCGGGGCTCGACTGGGTTCCGCTGATGGAGGATCCGCTGTGGCTGGTGCTGCCGCCCGGCCACCGCCTCGCGGACCGGCCCTCGGTGGACCTGGCCGAACTGGGGGCCGACCGCTGGGTGCTGGGCTGCCTCAGGACGGAGGCCTTCCTGCGCCGGTACGCGGAGCTCGCCGGATTCGACCTCCGGGTGGCGGCCTCCACCACCGACTACTTCTTCGCGCAGACCCTGGTCGCGGCAGGGGTCGGGGTCTCCCTGGTCCCGCACGTCTCGCTCTCCCCGACCGGGGAGTCGACCGCGGTCCGCATCGAACCCCCGCGTCCCGCGCGGCACATCGGGCTGGTCCTCCCCCGGCGGCGACGCCCGCACCCCCACACCCGGGCGTTGGCCGCCGCTCTGACCGCTGCAGCCGCCTCGCCCCGCACACCGGCCGGAGAGCGCCCTTGA
- a CDS encoding condensation domain-containing protein — protein MRQFPLEMHHMAPGRVVEWRLGSTAAEAADTGDPVGRKASFNQDKHFTVAEESRAADDPVASWVAVTFEVAGPLDEQALAQSLLSFVQRHEVLRCAFRRLAGEVACEPFDPAGLSLEPRQVGAFETSDLLRGFLVERFKRSIDTLSWPLFVMGAVVREDSATVYLAFDHIVCDGMSMPIVAREVSMGYEALCRGEDVELPPAPSYLDFAEEQRRRYLSIDARDERLHYWKAFMGQAGEFFPRFPLDLGVEPGRMYPIVNEASTLLDAAEAEVFEKTCLAADGKPFMGVLASVAVCLREAGGPGVYRGLMPVSERGRETWAHSVGWFVNTLPIEFDASPGRDFAQVMSSVRAGFSEMMSHLDVPFVRAWELLAPEEFAARSWPYPVNFFSYIDMRKCPGAERHDEWRPTTHVWSARANGACSWFQRDTEGLHMNSLYVDTPAARRTMGDFQEALRLTVQEITRSGGFRRPVALTAPRRPVGTPLDVAGFARLG, from the coding sequence ATGCGGCAGTTTCCTCTGGAGATGCACCACATGGCACCCGGCCGTGTGGTGGAGTGGCGGCTCGGGTCCACGGCGGCGGAGGCCGCCGACACGGGTGACCCGGTGGGCAGGAAGGCATCGTTCAACCAGGACAAGCACTTCACCGTCGCCGAGGAGAGCAGGGCCGCCGACGACCCGGTCGCGTCCTGGGTCGCGGTGACCTTCGAGGTGGCCGGTCCGCTGGACGAGCAGGCCCTGGCGCAGTCCCTGCTCTCCTTCGTGCAGCGGCACGAGGTCCTGCGGTGCGCGTTCCGCCGTCTGGCGGGCGAGGTGGCCTGTGAGCCGTTCGACCCCGCCGGACTGTCCCTCGAGCCCCGGCAGGTGGGCGCGTTCGAGACCTCCGACCTGCTGCGCGGATTCCTCGTCGAGCGGTTCAAGCGGAGCATCGACACCCTCTCCTGGCCGCTGTTCGTCATGGGTGCGGTGGTGCGCGAGGACTCCGCGACGGTCTACCTCGCCTTCGACCACATCGTCTGCGACGGCATGTCGATGCCGATCGTGGCCCGCGAGGTGTCGATGGGCTACGAGGCCCTGTGCCGCGGCGAGGACGTCGAACTGCCGCCCGCCCCCAGCTACCTCGACTTCGCCGAGGAACAGCGCCGCCGCTACCTGTCCATCGACGCCCGCGACGAACGCCTGCACTACTGGAAGGCGTTCATGGGGCAGGCCGGTGAGTTCTTCCCGCGCTTCCCCCTCGACCTGGGGGTCGAGCCGGGCCGGATGTACCCGATCGTCAACGAGGCCTCCACCCTCCTGGACGCCGCCGAGGCCGAGGTGTTCGAGAAGACGTGTCTGGCGGCCGACGGCAAGCCGTTCATGGGGGTGCTCGCCTCGGTCGCGGTCTGTCTGCGCGAGGCCGGCGGCCCGGGCGTCTACCGCGGCCTGATGCCGGTCAGCGAGCGTGGCCGGGAGACCTGGGCGCATTCGGTGGGCTGGTTCGTCAACACCCTGCCCATCGAGTTCGACGCCTCGCCCGGCCGGGACTTCGCCCAGGTCATGTCCTCCGTCCGGGCCGGCTTCAGCGAGATGATGAGCCATCTCGACGTGCCGTTCGTGCGGGCCTGGGAGTTGCTGGCACCCGAGGAGTTCGCGGCCCGTTCCTGGCCGTATCCGGTGAACTTCTTCTCGTACATCGACATGCGCAAGTGCCCCGGAGCCGAGCGCCACGACGAGTGGCGGCCCACCACCCACGTGTGGTCGGCGCGCGCCAACGGGGCCTGTTCGTGGTTCCAGCGGGACACGGAGGGGCTGCACATGAACTCCCTCTACGTCGACACCCCGGCGGCCCGCCGGACCATGGGCGACTTCCAGGAGGCACTGCGCCTCACCGTGCAGGAGATCACCCGGTCCGGCGGATTCCGCAGGCCCGTCGCGCTGACCGCGCCGCGGCGGCCCGTAGGGACCCCGCTGGACGTCGCCGGCTTCGCCCGCCTCGGCTGA
- a CDS encoding ABC transporter permease, giving the protein MSSTTDPRAADGTRRRRRGPRTWLATLPLLAFTGLCFGIPLGAMAYGAVTRTDPASGATRVTGEHLARSLQGPYLDSLIGSVQLSALTALVGGVLGVVIAQAVVTSRSAGLRSAALTASGVLANFGGVPLAFAFIATVGISGVVTRLADLTDLGWNLYSFTGLTVVYLYFLIPLMVLVIAPALDGLRPQWREAAQNSGATGRQFWRHVGLPVLAPSLLGGFVLLFGTAFAAHATAAALVGGSVPLVTLKIADALSGNVLTGQENVALALGLDMILIAGLVMAVYLPLQRRSARWLR; this is encoded by the coding sequence ATGTCCTCCACCACCGACCCCCGCGCCGCCGACGGCACCCGCCGCCGGCGGCGCGGCCCGCGCACCTGGCTCGCGACCCTCCCGCTGCTCGCCTTCACCGGACTCTGCTTCGGCATCCCGCTCGGCGCCATGGCCTACGGCGCGGTCACCCGCACCGACCCGGCGAGCGGCGCCACCCGGGTCACCGGCGAGCACCTCGCGCGCTCCCTCCAGGGCCCCTACCTCGACTCCCTCATCGGCAGCGTCCAGCTCTCCGCCCTCACCGCACTCGTCGGCGGCGTCCTGGGCGTGGTGATCGCCCAGGCCGTGGTCACCTCCCGCTCGGCGGGCCTGCGCAGCGCCGCGCTGACCGCCTCCGGGGTGCTCGCCAACTTCGGCGGCGTCCCCCTCGCGTTCGCCTTCATCGCCACCGTGGGCATCTCCGGCGTCGTCACCCGGCTCGCCGACCTCACCGACCTCGGCTGGAACCTGTACTCCTTCACCGGTCTCACCGTGGTCTACCTGTACTTCCTGATCCCGCTGATGGTGCTGGTGATCGCCCCGGCGCTGGACGGACTGCGCCCGCAGTGGCGCGAGGCCGCGCAGAACAGCGGGGCCACCGGACGGCAGTTCTGGCGCCATGTCGGCCTGCCCGTGCTCGCGCCCTCCCTGCTCGGCGGGTTCGTGCTGCTCTTCGGGACCGCCTTCGCCGCCCACGCCACGGCCGCGGCCCTCGTCGGAGGCTCCGTCCCCCTGGTCACGCTCAAGATCGCGGACGCGCTGTCCGGGAACGTGCTCACCGGCCAGGAGAACGTGGCGCTCGCCCTCGGCCTCGACATGATCCTGATCGCCGGCCTGGTCATGGCGGTCTACCTGCCCCTCCAGCGACGGAGCGCCCGATGGCTGCGATGA
- a CDS encoding GntR family transcriptional regulator, with the protein MSTSAGTARYLEIAEALRRAILSGELPVGAHLPSESDLATRWSASRGTVRQAVATLAAEGLIGSRQGARRIVLRRERRHSFGELNSFAQWAEGLGHRAASRFLSRARRPATAEEADRLALAPGTEILAVLRLRLLDGEPTMVERTAYADWVAAAVEALPVDCRSVMDSLAEGSGVTAHYGEHLIDALPAGSEDARLLQIRRGSPLLRQRHVSATATGRPIEWSDDRYRAGSVTFSVSNSSVATPLERRVGDQ; encoded by the coding sequence ATGAGTACGAGCGCGGGCACGGCCAGGTACCTGGAGATCGCCGAGGCGCTGCGGCGGGCGATCCTCTCGGGCGAGCTCCCGGTGGGGGCGCACCTGCCCTCGGAGAGCGACCTGGCGACGCGCTGGTCCGCATCGCGCGGGACGGTCCGCCAGGCCGTCGCCACCCTCGCCGCGGAGGGTCTGATCGGTTCCCGCCAGGGCGCGCGGCGCATCGTCCTGCGCCGGGAGCGCCGGCACAGCTTCGGCGAGCTGAACAGCTTCGCCCAGTGGGCCGAGGGGCTCGGGCACCGGGCCGCCAGCCGCTTCCTGTCCCGCGCCCGCAGGCCCGCGACGGCCGAGGAGGCGGACCGGCTCGCGCTGGCCCCGGGCACGGAGATCCTGGCCGTCCTGCGGCTGCGGCTGCTCGACGGGGAGCCGACCATGGTGGAGCGGACCGCCTACGCCGACTGGGTCGCGGCGGCCGTCGAGGCGCTGCCGGTGGACTGCCGCTCCGTCATGGACAGTCTGGCCGAGGGCTCGGGGGTCACCGCCCACTACGGAGAGCACCTCATCGACGCGCTTCCGGCCGGCAGCGAGGACGCCCGGCTGCTCCAGATCCGGCGCGGTAGCCCGCTGCTGCGCCAGCGGCACGTCTCCGCCACGGCCACCGGCCGCCCGATCGAGTGGTCCGACGACCGCTACCGGGCCGGCAGCGTGACCTTCAGTGTGAGCAACTCTTCGGTAGCAACTCCCTTGGAGCGGCGCGTCGGAGACCAGTGA
- a CDS encoding RNA polymerase sigma factor, protein MSAAQAVEAVFRIESARIIACAARVVRDVGIAEEIAQDALVAALEQWPQEGVPARPGAWLMTTARHRAIDLVRRKETYARKLAEVGRSLEDVPPPAEPADPEDIDDDLLRLIFTSCHPVLATEARIALTLRLMGGLTTQEIARAFLTSEATVAQRIVRAKRSLAKAGVPFEVPYGADRDARLASVLEVIYLVFNEGYSATAGDDLVRPALCEDALRLARVLAALVPGEPEAHGLAALLEFQASRIATRTGPDGEPVLLADQNRSRWNRMLIHRGARELGRAGNGPYSVQAAIAGCHAAAVRYEDTDWPRIAALYGRLVRLVPSPVVELNRAVAVSMAEGPEAALPLVDALAAEPALRAYHLLPSVRGDLLERLGRTEEARAEFERAASLTRNARERTLLLGRAARL, encoded by the coding sequence GTGAGTGCGGCCCAGGCGGTCGAAGCGGTGTTCAGGATCGAGTCCGCGCGGATCATCGCCTGTGCCGCCCGCGTCGTGCGGGACGTCGGCATCGCCGAGGAGATCGCCCAGGACGCCCTCGTCGCGGCGCTGGAGCAGTGGCCGCAGGAAGGGGTCCCGGCCCGGCCGGGCGCCTGGCTCATGACCACCGCCAGGCACCGCGCGATCGATCTCGTCCGCCGCAAGGAGACCTACGCGCGCAAGCTCGCGGAGGTCGGCCGGAGCTTGGAGGACGTGCCACCGCCCGCCGAGCCGGCCGACCCCGAGGACATCGACGACGACCTGCTGCGCCTGATCTTCACCTCCTGCCACCCCGTCCTCGCCACCGAGGCCCGCATCGCGCTCACCCTGCGCCTGATGGGAGGGCTGACCACCCAGGAGATCGCCCGCGCCTTCCTCACCTCCGAGGCCACCGTCGCCCAGCGCATCGTCCGGGCGAAGCGGTCCCTGGCGAAGGCGGGGGTCCCCTTCGAGGTCCCGTACGGCGCCGACCGCGACGCACGGCTCGCCTCGGTCCTGGAGGTGATCTACCTCGTCTTCAACGAGGGGTACTCGGCCACCGCCGGGGACGACCTCGTCCGCCCCGCCCTGTGCGAGGACGCCCTGCGCCTGGCCCGCGTCCTGGCCGCCCTGGTGCCCGGGGAGCCCGAGGCGCACGGCCTGGCCGCGCTGCTGGAGTTCCAGGCCTCCCGGATCGCCACCCGCACCGGCCCCGACGGGGAACCGGTGCTGCTCGCCGACCAGAACCGGTCCCGGTGGAACCGCATGCTCATCCACCGGGGCGCCCGGGAGCTGGGCCGGGCGGGGAACGGCCCGTACTCCGTCCAGGCCGCGATCGCCGGCTGCCACGCGGCGGCGGTCCGGTACGAGGACACGGACTGGCCGAGGATCGCCGCGCTCTACGGGCGCCTCGTCCGGCTGGTCCCGTCGCCGGTGGTCGAGCTCAACCGGGCGGTGGCCGTCTCGATGGCCGAGGGCCCGGAAGCGGCCCTGCCGCTGGTCGACGCCCTGGCCGCGGAACCGGCCCTGCGCGCCTACCACTTGCTGCCGAGCGTACGGGGAGACCTGCTGGAGCGGCTGGGCCGGACCGAGGAGGCCCGCGCGGAGTTCGAACGGGCGGCCTCCCTCACGCGCAACGCGCGGGAACGCACCCTGCTGCTGGGACGCGCGGCCCGCCTCTGA